In a single window of the Elaeis guineensis isolate ETL-2024a chromosome 8, EG11, whole genome shotgun sequence genome:
- the LOC105049624 gene encoding protein PLASTID TRANSCRIPTIONALLY ACTIVE 10 isoform X1, whose product MHCFQLHHRSHHVLPSLRPFPPPAPLRRPKTLIPPSPRNQIIPLLLPSWRRSPLPFLARSSSPYAPDELPIGDDDDDAAYLERFRPREKESEDEARRRNWIERGWAPWEEILTPEADFARKSLNEGVEVPLQSPEAVEAFKMLRPSYLRKKMEESGLSEEEYLAKQFAIKGEIPDPLETSWAGPVAVRMVPPRDWPPRDWQVDAAELEFMREAHKLQAERVDLDEEVSTDVDNMCLERYQVFLKQYREWVAANREKLEEESYKFDQDYYPGRRKRGRDYKDDMLELPFIYPGQICRGKVLTLHLHQGAFVDIGCVYDGWVPIKGNDWYWIRHHIKVGMHVFVEILAKRDPYRFRFPIEMRFLYPNIDHLIFNRFDFPPIFHREEDTNPEQLWQESGRPPIPRKRPAVKMEEQSLLSDHPYVDKLWQLHNAEQMILDHEDENPDKYQDKKYESTIDTAFDEENSVEHTQAYYKKALLPKVILNTNVEELDLDAARAERQLHNRLKKEAKERGEEYKIPKLRRNVEMDEYDLMHWRRSLEEREALIRDISCRKALGLPLEEPGRYVDDKRVWGQDRYDPSDPLYRYDYWGEPKNSEKSKQERMTEDHNQSIVGKGMVWYEMLYEEAIKQKMHREAQTKTTPEETEENEDEDDDIDFDYSIFGSSNSYSTNKPLVNGTESPSMSDEGMFEN is encoded by the exons ATGCACTGCTTCCAGCTCCACCACCGCAGCCACCACGTCCTCCCTTCCCTCCGCCCTTTTCCTCCTCCTGCCCCGCTCCGCCGCCCCAAGACCCTAATTCCTCCCTCTCCCCGGAACCAAATAATCCCCCTTCTCCTCCCTTCATGGCGCCGctcccctcttccctttctcgcCCGCTCCTCCTCCCCCTACGCCCCCGACGAGCTCCCCATCGGCGACGACGACGATGACGCCGCGTACCTCGAGAGATTCCGTCCCCGGGAGAAGGAATCCGAGGACGAGGCCCGCCGCCGCAACTGGATCGAACGCGGCTGGGCCCCCTGGGAGGAGATCCTCACCCCCGAGGCCGACTTCGCCCGCAAGAGCCTCAACGAGGGCGTCGAGGTCCCCCTCCAGTCCCCGGAGGCCGTCGAGGCATTCAAGATGCTCCGCCCCTCTTACCTCCGCAAGAAGATGGAAGAGAGCGGCCTCTCCGAGGAAGAGTACCTCGCCAAACAATTCGCCATCAAGGGCGAGATCCCCGACCCGCTTGAGACCTCCTGGGCCGGCCCCGTCGCCGTCAGGATGGTCCCTCCGAGGGACTGGCCGCCGCGCGACTGGCAAGTTGACGCCGCCGAGCTGGAGTTCATGCGGGAGGCCCATAAGCTACAGGCGGAGCGGGTGGATCTCGATGAGGAGGTGAGCACCGATGTGGATAATATGTGCTTGGAGAGGTACCAGGTGTTCTTGAAGCAGTACAGGGAGTGGGTCGCCGCGAACCGAGAGAAGTTGGAGGAGGAGTCTTACAAG TTTGACCAAGATTACTATCCTGGTAGGAGAAAACGAGGCAGGGACTACAAAGATGACATG CTCGAGCTTCCATTTATATATCCTGGACAG ATATGTCGAGGGAAAGTGCTGACTCTACATCTTCACCAAGGAGCCTTTGTTGATATTGGATGCGTCTATGATGG TTGGGTCCCCATTAAAGGAAATGACTGGTATTGGATCCGTCATCACATAAAAGTTGGCATGCATGTATTTGTTGAGATTCTG GCAAAACGAGATCCATATCGTTTTCGTTTTCCTATCGAAATGCGCTTCTTATATCCTAACATAGATCACCTTAT ATTCAATAGATTTGACTTTCCACCAATATTTCATCGTGAGGAGGATACAAATCCAGAACAATTGTGG CAGGAAAGTGGAAGACCACCCATTCCTAGAAAGAGGCCTGCAGTCAAAATGGAAGAGCAATCACTGTTATCTGATCACCCATATGTTGATAAG TTATGGCAGCTACATAATGCAGAGCAAATGATTCTGGATCATGAGGATGAAAACCCTGATAAGTATCAGGACAAGAAATATGAATCAACTATTGACACAGCTTTTGATGAAGAAAATAGTGTTGAGCATACACAAGCTTACTATAAGAAAGCTTTGCTACCAAAGGTTATTCTG AATACAAATGTGGAAGAACTTGACCTGGATGCTGCTCGTGCTGAGCGTCAG CTGCATAACAGATTAAAGaaggaagcaaaagaaagaggagaggagtaTAAAATTCCAAAGTTGAGACGTAATGTAGAGATGGATGAGTATGACCTGATGCATTGGCGACGTTCTTTAGAAGAAAGAGAAGCTCTAATAAGAGATATCAGTTG CCGCAAAGCTCTTGGCCTTCCTCTGGAGGAGCCTGGGAGATACGTAGATGATAAGAGAGTTTGGGGACAGGACCGCTATGACCCCTCGGATCCTCTGTACCGTTATGATTACTGGGGGGAGCCCAAAAACTCAGAGAAAAGCAAACAGGAGAGAATGACAGAAGACCATAATCAATCCATTGTTGGAAAAGGTATGGTTTGGTATGAAATGTTATATGAAGAAGCCATCAAGCAGAAGATGCATCGTGAAGCCCAGACGAAGACGACTCCAGAAGAAACAGAGgaaaatgaagatgaagatgatgacATAGATTTTGACTACAGCATTTTTGGCAGTTCTAATTCATATTCAACAAACAAGCCACTTGTCAATGGTACTGAATCTCCTAGCATGTCAGATGAAGGCATGTTTGAGAATTAG
- the LOC105049624 gene encoding protein PLASTID TRANSCRIPTIONALLY ACTIVE 10 isoform X2, whose amino-acid sequence MHCFQLHHRSHHVLPSLRPFPPPAPLRRPKTLIPPSPRNQIIPLLLPSWRRSPLPFLARSSSPYAPDELPIGDDDDDAAYLERFRPREKESEDEARRRNWIERGWAPWEEILTPEADFARKSLNEGVEVPLQSPEAVEAFKMLRPSYLRKKMEESGLSEEEYLAKQFAIKGEIPDPLETSWAGPVAVRMVPPRDWPPRDWQVDAAELEFMREAHKLQAERVDLDEEVSTDVDNMCLERYQVFLKQYREWVAANREKLEEESYKFDQDYYPGRRKRGRDYKDDMLELPFIYPGQICRGKVLTLHLHQGAFVDIGCVYDGWVPIKGNDWYWIRHHIKVGMHVFVEILAKRDPYRFRFPIEMRFLYPNIDHLIFNRFDFPPIFHREEDTNPEQLWESGRPPIPRKRPAVKMEEQSLLSDHPYVDKLWQLHNAEQMILDHEDENPDKYQDKKYESTIDTAFDEENSVEHTQAYYKKALLPKVILNTNVEELDLDAARAERQLHNRLKKEAKERGEEYKIPKLRRNVEMDEYDLMHWRRSLEEREALIRDISCRKALGLPLEEPGRYVDDKRVWGQDRYDPSDPLYRYDYWGEPKNSEKSKQERMTEDHNQSIVGKGMVWYEMLYEEAIKQKMHREAQTKTTPEETEENEDEDDDIDFDYSIFGSSNSYSTNKPLVNGTESPSMSDEGMFEN is encoded by the exons ATGCACTGCTTCCAGCTCCACCACCGCAGCCACCACGTCCTCCCTTCCCTCCGCCCTTTTCCTCCTCCTGCCCCGCTCCGCCGCCCCAAGACCCTAATTCCTCCCTCTCCCCGGAACCAAATAATCCCCCTTCTCCTCCCTTCATGGCGCCGctcccctcttccctttctcgcCCGCTCCTCCTCCCCCTACGCCCCCGACGAGCTCCCCATCGGCGACGACGACGATGACGCCGCGTACCTCGAGAGATTCCGTCCCCGGGAGAAGGAATCCGAGGACGAGGCCCGCCGCCGCAACTGGATCGAACGCGGCTGGGCCCCCTGGGAGGAGATCCTCACCCCCGAGGCCGACTTCGCCCGCAAGAGCCTCAACGAGGGCGTCGAGGTCCCCCTCCAGTCCCCGGAGGCCGTCGAGGCATTCAAGATGCTCCGCCCCTCTTACCTCCGCAAGAAGATGGAAGAGAGCGGCCTCTCCGAGGAAGAGTACCTCGCCAAACAATTCGCCATCAAGGGCGAGATCCCCGACCCGCTTGAGACCTCCTGGGCCGGCCCCGTCGCCGTCAGGATGGTCCCTCCGAGGGACTGGCCGCCGCGCGACTGGCAAGTTGACGCCGCCGAGCTGGAGTTCATGCGGGAGGCCCATAAGCTACAGGCGGAGCGGGTGGATCTCGATGAGGAGGTGAGCACCGATGTGGATAATATGTGCTTGGAGAGGTACCAGGTGTTCTTGAAGCAGTACAGGGAGTGGGTCGCCGCGAACCGAGAGAAGTTGGAGGAGGAGTCTTACAAG TTTGACCAAGATTACTATCCTGGTAGGAGAAAACGAGGCAGGGACTACAAAGATGACATG CTCGAGCTTCCATTTATATATCCTGGACAG ATATGTCGAGGGAAAGTGCTGACTCTACATCTTCACCAAGGAGCCTTTGTTGATATTGGATGCGTCTATGATGG TTGGGTCCCCATTAAAGGAAATGACTGGTATTGGATCCGTCATCACATAAAAGTTGGCATGCATGTATTTGTTGAGATTCTG GCAAAACGAGATCCATATCGTTTTCGTTTTCCTATCGAAATGCGCTTCTTATATCCTAACATAGATCACCTTAT ATTCAATAGATTTGACTTTCCACCAATATTTCATCGTGAGGAGGATACAAATCCAGAACAATTGTGG GAAAGTGGAAGACCACCCATTCCTAGAAAGAGGCCTGCAGTCAAAATGGAAGAGCAATCACTGTTATCTGATCACCCATATGTTGATAAG TTATGGCAGCTACATAATGCAGAGCAAATGATTCTGGATCATGAGGATGAAAACCCTGATAAGTATCAGGACAAGAAATATGAATCAACTATTGACACAGCTTTTGATGAAGAAAATAGTGTTGAGCATACACAAGCTTACTATAAGAAAGCTTTGCTACCAAAGGTTATTCTG AATACAAATGTGGAAGAACTTGACCTGGATGCTGCTCGTGCTGAGCGTCAG CTGCATAACAGATTAAAGaaggaagcaaaagaaagaggagaggagtaTAAAATTCCAAAGTTGAGACGTAATGTAGAGATGGATGAGTATGACCTGATGCATTGGCGACGTTCTTTAGAAGAAAGAGAAGCTCTAATAAGAGATATCAGTTG CCGCAAAGCTCTTGGCCTTCCTCTGGAGGAGCCTGGGAGATACGTAGATGATAAGAGAGTTTGGGGACAGGACCGCTATGACCCCTCGGATCCTCTGTACCGTTATGATTACTGGGGGGAGCCCAAAAACTCAGAGAAAAGCAAACAGGAGAGAATGACAGAAGACCATAATCAATCCATTGTTGGAAAAGGTATGGTTTGGTATGAAATGTTATATGAAGAAGCCATCAAGCAGAAGATGCATCGTGAAGCCCAGACGAAGACGACTCCAGAAGAAACAGAGgaaaatgaagatgaagatgatgacATAGATTTTGACTACAGCATTTTTGGCAGTTCTAATTCATATTCAACAAACAAGCCACTTGTCAATGGTACTGAATCTCCTAGCATGTCAGATGAAGGCATGTTTGAGAATTAG